A single region of the Nocardioides ochotonae genome encodes:
- a CDS encoding ADP-ribosylglycohydrolase family protein, whose product MNHIKELTSAQIDRACGVLLASAVGDALGAGYEFGSALYDGWPGMIGGGLGGFKPGEWTDDTAQAMAIARVAASGADLRTAEALDAIAAGFAAWYADGPADVGIQTSAVLRLAGRDATAAQMTEAAQTVHEQEGRSAGNGSLMRTAPVALAHLGDPAALVEAAKAVSALTHHDPVAGEGAALWCLMIRYAVLHGALPTVDDVLPLLGNTVEDWAEVLAVAQHSRPKTFTQNGWVVGALQAAWSAITHTAVPDTMPCHHLQESLATAIGIGHDTDTVAAIAGALLGARWGASAVPQEWQRPLHGWGAPAAGAAVLSALGTLTIRGGRPDGHGWPTGERVDYAAWGVRGTCVPHPTVAGVWIGDVGALDALPEEIDAVVSMCRIGTAQVPTGAISHAVRLIDSRPEDNPNLDFVVDDAAKTVLRLRGEGRRVFLHCVAGQSRTPTVAARVGVLDGTSLVRALQGVVDVLPGARPQDWLVDALRRLDDADDSGLRRR is encoded by the coding sequence CCTCGGCGGGTTCAAGCCAGGCGAGTGGACTGACGACACCGCGCAAGCCATGGCGATCGCTCGGGTCGCGGCCAGCGGGGCGGACCTCCGCACCGCCGAGGCGCTCGACGCGATCGCGGCCGGCTTCGCTGCGTGGTACGCCGACGGGCCGGCCGACGTGGGCATCCAGACCAGCGCGGTTCTGCGCCTCGCCGGCCGCGACGCGACTGCGGCCCAGATGACCGAAGCGGCGCAGACCGTGCACGAGCAGGAAGGACGCTCAGCGGGCAACGGATCGCTGATGCGCACCGCCCCGGTGGCGCTCGCCCACCTCGGCGACCCGGCTGCGCTGGTTGAGGCCGCCAAGGCAGTCAGTGCGCTGACACACCACGACCCGGTTGCCGGTGAGGGCGCGGCGCTGTGGTGCCTGATGATCCGCTACGCGGTCCTCCACGGCGCGCTCCCGACCGTCGACGACGTACTGCCGCTGCTGGGGAACACGGTCGAGGACTGGGCTGAGGTCCTCGCCGTCGCCCAGCACAGCCGCCCGAAGACCTTCACCCAGAACGGCTGGGTGGTCGGTGCACTGCAGGCCGCCTGGTCGGCGATCACTCACACCGCAGTGCCCGACACCATGCCGTGTCACCACCTGCAGGAGTCGCTCGCCACGGCGATCGGCATCGGCCACGACACCGACACCGTCGCCGCGATCGCCGGCGCGCTGCTCGGCGCCAGGTGGGGGGCGAGTGCTGTGCCGCAGGAATGGCAGCGCCCCTTGCACGGCTGGGGCGCACCGGCAGCCGGGGCGGCGGTCCTGAGCGCGCTGGGGACGCTGACCATCCGCGGTGGCCGCCCCGACGGGCACGGCTGGCCCACGGGCGAGCGCGTCGACTACGCGGCCTGGGGTGTGCGCGGGACCTGCGTGCCTCACCCGACCGTGGCGGGCGTCTGGATCGGCGACGTCGGAGCCCTCGACGCGCTGCCCGAGGAGATCGACGCCGTCGTCAGCATGTGCCGGATCGGTACCGCGCAGGTTCCTACCGGTGCGATCAGCCACGCAGTGCGCCTGATCGACTCGAGGCCGGAAGACAACCCTAACCTCGATTTCGTCGTTGATGATGCGGCCAAGACGGTGCTGCGCCTGCGCGGCGAGGGGCGGCGGGTGTTCCTGCATTGCGTCGCCGGCCAGAGCCGGACTCCGACGGTCGCGGCGCGGGTCGGCGTCCTGGATGGGACGTCCCTGGTCCGGGCGTTGCAGGGGGTCGTCGACGTGCTGCCCGGGGCGCGGCCGCAGGACTGGCTGGTCGACGCCCTGCGCCGGCTCGACGACGCCGACGACAGCGGGTTGCGGCGCCGTTGA
- a CDS encoding TM0106 family RecB-like putative nuclease: MFFIDDRIHWSASDLTRAAECEYSLLRTFDYKLGWAEPIEAKPDPLLDHIAGLGDRHEARLLADLEAAGSIARLEHVVPPYTAAKLEAARDDTLKAFLDAPEVIYQAAFFDGEFFGYADFVEGRGDGWAVCDAKLARVAKPSALLQLGAYADQIARMGLPVSATVSLLLGNGDRADFRTADVLPVFIERRARLREMLHSHRSGATPVRWGDERYVACGSCPECQAAAEATDDLLGVAGLRMDQRRKLRSAGVHTITALATTSTRPAGMAQATFEKLRNQARLQACQALAGAGAGVAYELTDTAATMLTLLPAPSAGDLFFDFEGDPLYDEGDLTRVGLEYLWGVLDTEEHYLPIWAHSSAEERAAFVAFMDLVAERRAKHPDMHIYHYAPYETSALKRLAMRYQTREKELDDLLRSEVFVDLYATVRGAVRVGQPSYSIKKLEPLYMGDQLRAGDEDAVGDGGASVVAYHEYREAVVSDPSAAAARLAALADYNEYDCLSTLRLRDWLLDRATDAGVRDRIEPRIKSVQGEELSADDPLFTALMAKSGPDLPSRRTPEQQAYAMLATALDYFRRERKQFWWEHFERLGHLRDDWTGARDVFIVESAEVAADWAVPPGRATNARRTVRLVGDWTPGSKPAGGGSQVVYRTPAPPGAMAPDGAPYGAAASAKIEADADDPRVVILTESRKPTETYADLPLALVPGMPPRTEKLEDAIREIAAQAAAAEVLPNRAVLDILARRAPRLGGATVMPASGSTIEDVVAALIAMDDSYLAIQGPPGTGKTFSGSRVVKELVEKHHWRVGVVAQSHAVVEHMLTGIVKAGLDPDLVGKGKPEDQAPNWTHLTKVSKFLDEHAATGCVVGGTAWDFANGNTIPRGRIDLLIIDEAGQFSLAPTLAASVAAERLLLLGDPQQLPQVSQGTHAEPVDESALGWLMDGHDTLPAELGYFLGQSYRMHPDLCAKVSTLSYDGRLSSAAPPRRQLEGVVPGLGVVSLDHIGNQVESVEEAEEIVRQVRSYVGRVWTDPGDSSTPRPLTPADVLVVAPYNAQVIRIRETLRAAGLTQVRVGTVDKFQGQEAPVALVSMTASSHGDVPRGMGFLLNRNRVNVAVSRAQWRAVVIRSTSLTSYMPSSAHGLLELGAFVGLCGVREASD; encoded by the coding sequence ATGTTCTTCATCGACGATCGCATTCACTGGAGTGCCTCCGACCTGACCCGCGCCGCGGAGTGCGAGTACTCCCTCCTGCGAACCTTCGACTACAAGCTCGGCTGGGCCGAGCCGATCGAGGCGAAGCCGGATCCGCTGCTCGACCACATCGCGGGACTCGGCGACCGGCACGAGGCACGGCTCCTGGCCGACCTCGAGGCCGCGGGCAGCATCGCCCGCCTGGAGCACGTCGTGCCGCCGTACACGGCCGCGAAGTTGGAGGCTGCACGGGACGACACCCTCAAGGCGTTCCTGGACGCACCCGAGGTGATCTACCAAGCGGCATTCTTCGACGGCGAGTTCTTCGGCTACGCCGACTTCGTAGAGGGCCGCGGCGACGGCTGGGCGGTCTGCGACGCGAAGCTGGCTCGCGTCGCCAAGCCGAGCGCTCTGCTCCAGCTGGGGGCGTACGCCGACCAGATCGCACGGATGGGGCTCCCGGTCTCAGCGACGGTCTCGCTGTTGCTCGGAAACGGTGATCGCGCCGACTTCCGCACGGCCGATGTCCTCCCGGTATTCATCGAACGCCGCGCCAGACTCCGCGAGATGCTGCACTCCCACCGCAGCGGTGCCACCCCGGTCAGGTGGGGCGACGAGCGGTACGTCGCGTGCGGGAGCTGCCCCGAGTGCCAGGCCGCGGCCGAGGCGACCGATGACCTCCTCGGCGTCGCCGGCCTTCGGATGGACCAGCGGCGAAAGCTGCGCAGCGCTGGAGTCCACACCATCACCGCCCTTGCCACGACGTCGACCAGGCCCGCCGGCATGGCGCAGGCGACCTTCGAAAAGCTCCGCAATCAGGCACGCCTGCAGGCATGCCAAGCCCTTGCCGGCGCGGGCGCAGGGGTCGCCTACGAGTTGACGGACACCGCCGCGACCATGCTGACGCTGCTCCCCGCGCCCTCGGCAGGTGACCTGTTCTTCGATTTCGAGGGCGACCCGCTCTACGACGAGGGTGACCTCACACGCGTCGGCCTCGAGTACCTCTGGGGTGTCCTCGACACGGAGGAGCACTACCTGCCCATCTGGGCGCACAGCTCCGCGGAGGAGCGGGCCGCGTTCGTCGCGTTCATGGACCTCGTCGCCGAGCGCCGGGCCAAGCACCCGGACATGCACATCTATCACTACGCGCCCTACGAGACCTCGGCGTTGAAGCGGCTCGCGATGCGCTACCAGACCAGGGAGAAGGAGCTCGACGACCTGCTGCGCTCCGAGGTCTTCGTCGACCTGTACGCGACCGTGCGGGGGGCCGTGCGCGTCGGCCAGCCGTCGTACAGCATCAAGAAGCTTGAACCGCTCTATATGGGCGACCAGCTGCGTGCCGGTGACGAGGATGCCGTCGGCGACGGTGGCGCGTCGGTTGTCGCCTACCACGAGTACCGGGAAGCGGTGGTCTCCGATCCGTCTGCTGCGGCGGCCCGTCTCGCCGCCTTGGCCGACTACAACGAGTACGACTGCCTCTCCACGCTCCGGCTGCGGGACTGGCTCCTCGATCGCGCCACCGACGCGGGCGTCCGCGACCGGATCGAGCCGCGGATCAAGAGCGTCCAAGGCGAGGAGCTCTCCGCCGACGACCCGCTGTTCACCGCGCTCATGGCCAAGTCAGGACCGGATCTCCCGAGCAGGCGCACACCCGAGCAGCAGGCCTACGCCATGCTCGCCACGGCGCTGGACTACTTCCGCCGGGAACGCAAGCAGTTCTGGTGGGAGCACTTCGAACGTCTTGGTCACCTCCGCGACGACTGGACGGGGGCGCGCGACGTCTTCATCGTCGAGTCCGCTGAGGTCGCGGCGGACTGGGCGGTGCCGCCCGGAAGGGCCACGAACGCCCGACGGACCGTGCGTCTGGTGGGCGACTGGACGCCGGGGAGCAAGCCTGCCGGCGGCGGCAGCCAGGTTGTCTACCGGACGCCGGCGCCCCCAGGAGCCATGGCGCCGGACGGGGCGCCGTACGGCGCCGCGGCAAGCGCGAAGATCGAGGCCGACGCCGACGACCCACGGGTCGTGATCCTCACTGAGAGCCGCAAGCCCACGGAAACCTACGCTGACCTCCCTCTCGCTCTGGTGCCGGGCATGCCGCCCAGGACCGAGAAGCTCGAGGATGCGATCCGCGAGATCGCCGCCCAAGCGGCCGCCGCGGAAGTGCTCCCGAATCGCGCGGTCCTCGACATCCTCGCGCGCCGTGCGCCGCGGCTCGGCGGCGCGACTGTGATGCCTGCGAGCGGCTCGACGATCGAGGACGTCGTCGCGGCTCTCATCGCCATGGACGATTCCTACCTCGCGATCCAGGGCCCGCCCGGCACCGGCAAGACCTTCAGCGGCTCGCGGGTGGTCAAGGAACTCGTCGAGAAGCACCACTGGCGCGTCGGCGTGGTTGCCCAATCGCACGCGGTGGTCGAACACATGCTCACCGGCATCGTGAAGGCCGGGCTCGACCCCGACCTCGTCGGCAAAGGCAAGCCCGAGGACCAGGCGCCGAACTGGACCCATCTCACCAAGGTGTCAAAGTTCCTCGACGAGCACGCCGCGACGGGCTGCGTCGTCGGTGGTACGGCATGGGACTTCGCCAACGGCAACACGATCCCGCGCGGCAGGATCGACCTCCTGATCATCGACGAGGCAGGGCAGTTCTCCCTCGCACCGACCCTGGCCGCCTCGGTCGCGGCCGAACGGCTTCTCCTCCTGGGGGACCCGCAACAGCTACCGCAGGTCAGTCAGGGAACGCACGCGGAGCCGGTCGATGAATCCGCACTCGGCTGGCTCATGGATGGGCACGACACCCTTCCCGCCGAGCTCGGCTACTTCCTTGGCCAGTCCTACCGGATGCACCCGGACCTGTGCGCGAAGGTTTCGACGCTCTCGTACGACGGCCGACTCAGCTCCGCGGCGCCGCCGCGGCGTCAGCTCGAGGGCGTCGTGCCTGGCCTCGGTGTCGTCTCACTCGACCACATCGGCAACCAAGTCGAGTCCGTCGAGGAAGCCGAGGAGATCGTCCGCCAGGTCCGGTCCTACGTCGGCCGGGTCTGGACCGACCCTGGAGACTCCAGCACTCCGCGGCCGTTGACGCCGGCCGACGTCCTGGTGGTCGCCCCCTACAACGCCCAGGTGATCCGTATCCGCGAGACGCTGCGCGCGGCCGGCCTAACCCAGGTACGCGTCGGCACCGTCGACAAGTTCCAAGGGCAGGAAGCGCCCGTCGCGCTTGTCTCGATGACCGCCTCCTCACACGGGGATGTACCTCGCGGCATGGGCTTCCTGCTTAACCGGAACCGGGTCAACGTCGCTGTCTCACGAGCGCAATGGCGGGCCGTCGTCATCCGCTCGACCTCGCTCACGTCCTACATGCCTAGCAGCGCGCACGGACTGTTGGAGCTGGGCGCCTTCGTTGGCCTCTGTGGCGTGCGTGAAGCATCGGACTAG
- a CDS encoding SprT-like domain-containing protein — protein MSVAADTFNRVNLVDAYSRAQALVVQHGLAGWQIEFDRAKRRAGQCREATRVISLSEPLTRLHDEAEVVDTILHEIAHALVGTKHGHDEVWRAKAIAIGCSGARCVDEDAPRVEGDWVGTCPAGHTREQHKRPEVVSSCRRCSDRFSVESLYEWTFRGRPATMHPNYVRQLENLRAGRTTTLLPVGAHVRLVVPGIHNGSVGVVVKRGRTSYHVQLENARLRVLFAGVELVERPETDRSESHSMSQGTGRSAFFEDWALPPDLGHGV, from the coding sequence ATGTCGGTGGCTGCCGATACCTTCAATCGCGTGAATCTTGTTGACGCATACAGTCGAGCCCAGGCCCTCGTCGTGCAGCATGGGCTCGCAGGTTGGCAGATCGAGTTCGACCGCGCCAAGCGGCGCGCAGGCCAGTGCCGGGAAGCAACCCGTGTGATTAGTCTGAGCGAGCCGCTCACGCGGCTGCATGACGAAGCGGAGGTTGTCGACACCATCCTGCATGAGATCGCACACGCACTCGTCGGGACGAAGCATGGTCACGACGAGGTCTGGCGTGCCAAAGCAATCGCGATCGGGTGTAGTGGGGCGCGCTGCGTCGATGAGGACGCCCCGCGGGTGGAGGGAGACTGGGTTGGGACATGCCCGGCCGGCCACACTCGCGAGCAGCACAAGCGACCTGAAGTTGTTTCTTCGTGCAGGCGGTGTAGCGATCGATTCTCAGTTGAATCGCTCTACGAATGGACGTTCCGTGGCCGTCCCGCGACGATGCACCCGAACTACGTCCGGCAGCTCGAGAATCTTCGCGCCGGACGTACCACGACCCTGCTGCCTGTCGGCGCGCATGTTCGGCTTGTCGTCCCAGGGATCCACAATGGTTCCGTGGGGGTTGTCGTGAAGCGCGGCCGCACGAGTTACCACGTCCAGTTGGAAAACGCCCGCTTGCGTGTCTTGTTCGCGGGTGTTGAGCTTGTGGAGCGGCCAGAGACAGATCGGAGCGAGTCGCATTCGATGTCCCAGGGCACTGGTCGGTCAGCCTTTTTCGAGGATTGGGCCCTACCCCCGGATCTTGGACACGGGGTGTGA
- a CDS encoding RNA polymerase sigma factor: protein MEDDVCRALDELRSASEPGLLRYAYLLCGNIDDAQDLVQEAFLSLAKRGSSLSAVEHLDRYAMRAIHNHYVTQYRRAEMMRRLVPRLQHPDREAQQQDNQEAIASRDQLWRALRRLKPNQRCALVLRYYLDWTDAAIADVLVCSPSTARSHLARGLAEMRTHWDFDSHAPSTQTMGKKDTNREPRI from the coding sequence ATGGAGGACGACGTCTGCCGCGCCCTGGATGAGTTGCGCTCTGCATCCGAGCCCGGCCTGCTGCGTTATGCGTACCTGTTGTGCGGCAACATCGACGATGCCCAAGACCTCGTTCAGGAGGCGTTCCTTTCGCTCGCCAAGCGAGGCAGCTCGTTGAGCGCGGTCGAGCACCTCGACCGATACGCGATGCGCGCGATTCACAACCACTACGTCACCCAGTATCGCCGGGCCGAGATGATGAGACGGCTAGTCCCCAGGCTCCAACATCCGGACCGTGAGGCTCAGCAGCAGGACAACCAGGAAGCGATAGCAAGCAGAGACCAGTTGTGGCGGGCGTTGCGGCGTTTGAAGCCGAACCAAAGGTGCGCGCTGGTGCTGCGGTACTACCTGGACTGGACCGATGCTGCGATCGCCGACGTGCTGGTCTGCTCACCCTCCACCGCGCGCAGCCACCTCGCCAGAGGCCTTGCGGAGATGAGAACGCACTGGGACTTCGACAGCCATGCACCCTCCACGCAAACTATGGGGAAGAAGGACACCAACCGTGAACCTCGAATCTGA
- a CDS encoding IS3 family transposase (programmed frameshift): protein MARKNYSEEFRRQAVDLYESTPGATVRGIAEDLGIVRGTLRHWLEIYGTGKKTAADGTLTSTQLQSKPMASSSPPAGETPEQKIARLEAENAALRAETTKLTTEREILQRAAKYFGRGDALVSRFQFVADNSATYPVKRLCELVEIERSSYYAWLKAAPAREERARADVELATRIRAVHAKDSTQGAPRITAELNDSAPAGERVNHKRVARVMRLEGIRGYVKKRRVRTTIPEPSGQKYPDLLQRDFTAKTPNRRYVGDITYLPLADGTNLYLATVIDCYSRRLAGWAIADHMRTELVEDALKAAAATRGSLKGAIFHSDHGSVYCSKAYAKLCRKLGVTQSMGAVGSSADNALAESFNATMKREVLQDAACWNGELTCRRQVFRWLVRYNTKRRHSWCRYTSPVAYETGYTATLPTAA, encoded by the exons ATGGCCAGGAAGAACTACTCCGAGGAGTTCCGTCGTCAGGCCGTTGACTTGTACGAGTCCACCCCGGGCGCCACGGTCCGCGGCATCGCTGAGGACCTCGGCATCGTGCGCGGCACGTTGCGGCACTGGCTCGAGATCTACGGGACCGGCAAGAAGACCGCTGCTGACGGGACGTTGACCTCCACCCAGTTGCAGTCCAAGCCGATGGCCAGCTCATCACCACCGGCCGGTGAGACACCGGAGCAGAAGATCGCCCGGCTCGAGGCCGAGAACGCGGCGCTGCGGGCCGAGACGACCAAGCTGACCACAGAGCGGGAGATCCTCCAACGGGCGGCCAAGTATTTCG GCCGGGGAGACGCGCTGGTGAGTCGCTTCCAGTTCGTCGCCGACAACTCCGCCACCTACCCGGTGAAGCGACTGTGCGAGCTCGTCGAGATCGAGCGCTCGTCCTACTACGCCTGGCTCAAGGCTGCCCCGGCACGCGAGGAGCGGGCTCGGGCTGATGTCGAGCTCGCGACGCGGATCAGGGCCGTGCATGCCAAGGACAGCACCCAGGGGGCGCCGCGGATCACCGCCGAGCTCAACGACAGTGCGCCAGCCGGTGAGCGGGTGAACCACAAGCGCGTCGCGCGGGTGATGCGGCTGGAGGGCATCCGTGGCTACGTGAAGAAGCGGCGGGTGCGGACCACGATCCCCGAGCCGTCAGGGCAGAAGTACCCGGATCTGCTCCAGCGGGACTTCACAGCCAAGACCCCGAACCGGCGCTACGTCGGGGACATCACCTACCTGCCGCTCGCGGACGGGACGAACCTGTACCTGGCGACCGTGATCGACTGCTACTCCCGTCGGCTGGCCGGGTGGGCGATCGCTGACCACATGCGCACCGAGCTCGTCGAGGACGCCCTCAAGGCTGCCGCCGCAACCCGGGGCAGCCTCAAGGGCGCGATCTTTCACAGCGACCACGGGTCGGTCTACTGCTCGAAGGCGTACGCCAAGCTCTGCAGGAAGCTCGGCGTCACCCAGTCGATGGGTGCGGTCGGCTCGTCGGCCGACAACGCGCTCGCGGAGTCGTTCAACGCCACTATGAAGCGCGAGGTCCTCCAAGACGCCGCCTGCTGGAACGGCGAACTGACGTGCCGCAGGCAGGTCTTCAGGTGGCTCGTCCGCTACAACACGAAGCGACGCCACTCCTGGTGCCGCTACACCTCGCCGGTCGCCTACGAGACCGGCTACACCGCTACGCTGCCCACGGCTGCGTAA
- a CDS encoding aconitate hydratase — MLAVASQDSFGAKSTLDVDGKSYEIFRLDAVKGDGLDVDSLPFSLKVLLENLLRTEDGADITADDIRALAGWDASAQPDKEIQFTPARVIMQDFTGVPCVVDLATMREAMADLGGDPTKINPLAPAEMVIDHSVIADVFGTPEAFERNVEIEYERNRERYQFLRWGQGAFDDFKVVPPGTGIVHQVNIEHLARVVMVRDGIAYPDTCVGTDSHTTMVNGIGVVGWGVGGIEAEAAMLGQPVSMLIPRVVGFKLSGDLPEGSTATDLVLTITEMLRKHGVVGKFVEFYGPGVSVLPLANRATIGNMSPEFGSTIAVFPIDEETVNYLRLTGRSEEQLALVESYAKAQGLWHDPAAEPRYSEKLELDLSTVVPSIAGPKRPQDRIQVTDAKQSFRASLRDYVEGEEENGYDESVAETFPASDPATSNGHGQSAPPSDHLSAAPKDRGRRSDPVEVTLEDGTTFTLDHGAVTIASITSCTNTSNPSVMIGAALLAKKAVEKGLVRKPWVKTTLAPGSKVVSDYYEKAGLTPYLDKLGFNLVGYGCVTCIGNSGPLIPEVSAAVNEKDLAVVSVLSGNRNFEGRINPDIKMNYLASPPLVVAYALAGSMDVDLFTDSLGKDTEGNDVFLKDIWPSPAEVEETIRGAIDSDMFDASYADVFAGDERWRSLPTPEGKTFEWDPQSTYVRKPPYFDGMPDEPAPVTDITGARVLLKLGDSVTTDHISPAGAIKKDSPAGRYLAENGVEQRDFNSYGSRRGNHEVMIRGTFANIRLRNQLAPGTEGGVTRDFTAGGEVTSVYEASENYIAAGIPLVVLAGKEYGSGSSRDWAAKGTSLLGVKAVIAESYERIHRSNLIGMGVIPLQFPEGQSAESLGLTGEEEFSFTGIAELNEGRTPKTVKVKAGDVEFDAVVRIDTPGEANYYRNGGIMQYVLRNLRKA, encoded by the coding sequence ATGTTGGCTGTGGCCAGTCAGGACAGCTTCGGTGCCAAGAGCACCTTGGACGTGGACGGGAAGTCCTACGAGATCTTCCGTCTCGACGCGGTGAAGGGTGACGGCCTCGACGTCGACTCCCTCCCGTTCAGCCTCAAGGTGCTGCTGGAGAACCTGCTGCGTACCGAGGACGGCGCGGACATCACCGCCGACGACATCCGGGCGCTCGCCGGGTGGGACGCGAGCGCCCAGCCCGACAAGGAGATCCAGTTCACGCCCGCGCGCGTGATCATGCAGGACTTCACCGGCGTCCCCTGCGTCGTCGACCTCGCCACCATGCGTGAGGCGATGGCCGACCTGGGCGGCGACCCGACCAAGATCAACCCGCTCGCGCCGGCCGAGATGGTCATCGACCACTCCGTCATCGCCGACGTCTTCGGCACCCCCGAGGCGTTCGAGCGCAACGTCGAGATCGAGTACGAGCGCAACCGCGAGCGCTACCAGTTCCTGCGCTGGGGCCAGGGTGCCTTCGACGACTTCAAGGTCGTCCCCCCGGGCACCGGCATCGTGCACCAGGTCAACATCGAGCACCTCGCCCGCGTGGTCATGGTCCGCGACGGCATCGCCTACCCCGACACCTGCGTCGGCACCGACTCCCACACCACGATGGTCAACGGCATCGGCGTGGTCGGCTGGGGCGTCGGCGGCATCGAGGCCGAGGCGGCCATGCTCGGCCAGCCGGTCTCCATGCTGATTCCGCGCGTCGTCGGCTTCAAGCTCTCCGGCGACCTGCCCGAGGGCTCGACCGCCACCGACCTGGTGCTCACGATCACCGAGATGCTGCGCAAGCACGGCGTCGTCGGCAAGTTCGTCGAGTTCTACGGCCCCGGCGTCTCCGTGCTGCCGCTGGCCAACCGCGCCACCATCGGCAACATGAGCCCGGAGTTCGGCTCCACGATCGCGGTCTTCCCGATCGACGAGGAGACCGTCAACTACCTGCGCCTCACCGGCCGCTCCGAGGAGCAGCTCGCGCTCGTCGAGTCCTACGCCAAGGCCCAGGGCCTGTGGCACGACCCGGCCGCCGAGCCCCGCTACTCCGAGAAGCTCGAGCTCGACCTGAGCACCGTGGTCCCCTCGATCGCCGGCCCGAAGCGTCCCCAGGACCGCATCCAGGTCACCGACGCCAAGCAGTCGTTCCGCGCCTCGCTGCGCGACTACGTCGAGGGCGAGGAGGAGAACGGCTACGACGAGTCCGTCGCCGAGACCTTCCCGGCCTCCGACCCGGCGACCAGCAACGGTCACGGCCAGTCCGCCCCGCCGAGCGACCACCTCTCGGCCGCGCCGAAGGACCGTGGTCGCCGCAGCGACCCCGTCGAGGTGACCCTCGAGGACGGCACGACGTTCACGCTCGACCACGGCGCGGTGACGATCGCCTCGATCACCTCGTGCACCAACACCTCGAACCCCTCGGTGATGATCGGTGCGGCCCTGCTGGCCAAGAAGGCCGTGGAGAAGGGCCTCGTGCGCAAGCCGTGGGTCAAGACCACGCTCGCCCCCGGCTCGAAGGTCGTCAGCGACTACTACGAGAAGGCCGGCCTCACGCCGTACCTCGACAAGCTCGGGTTCAACCTCGTCGGCTACGGCTGCGTGACCTGCATCGGCAACTCGGGCCCGCTGATCCCCGAGGTCTCCGCCGCGGTCAACGAGAAGGACCTCGCGGTCGTCTCGGTGCTCTCGGGCAACCGCAACTTCGAGGGCCGGATCAACCCGGACATCAAGATGAACTACCTGGCCTCCCCGCCGCTGGTCGTCGCCTACGCGCTGGCCGGCTCGATGGACGTCGACCTGTTCACCGACTCGCTCGGCAAGGACACCGAGGGCAACGACGTCTTCCTCAAGGACATCTGGCCCTCGCCGGCCGAGGTCGAGGAGACCATCCGGGGCGCGATCGACTCGGACATGTTCGACGCCTCCTACGCCGACGTCTTCGCCGGCGACGAGCGCTGGCGCTCGCTGCCCACCCCGGAGGGCAAGACCTTCGAGTGGGACCCGCAGTCGACGTACGTCCGCAAGCCCCCGTACTTCGACGGCATGCCCGACGAGCCGGCCCCGGTCACCGACATCACCGGTGCCCGCGTGCTGCTCAAGCTCGGCGACTCGGTCACCACCGACCACATCTCCCCGGCCGGTGCGATCAAGAAGGACTCCCCGGCGGGCCGCTACCTGGCCGAGAACGGCGTGGAGCAGCGTGACTTCAACTCCTACGGCTCGCGCCGTGGCAACCACGAGGTCATGATCCGCGGCACCTTCGCCAACATCCGCCTGCGCAACCAGCTGGCGCCGGGCACCGAGGGTGGCGTCACGCGTGACTTCACCGCCGGTGGCGAGGTCACCTCGGTCTACGAGGCCTCGGAGAACTACATCGCCGCGGGCATCCCGCTGGTCGTCCTCGCGGGCAAGGAGTACGGCTCCGGCTCCTCGCGCGACTGGGCCGCCAAGGGCACCTCGCTGCTGGGCGTCAAGGCCGTCATCGCCGAGTCCTACGAGCGCATCCACCGCTCGAACCTGATCGGCATGGGCGTCATCCCGCTGCAGTTCCCCGAGGGCCAGAGCGCCGAGTCGCTGGGTCTCACCGGCGAGGAGGAGTTCTCCTTCACCGGCATCGCCGAGCTCAACGAGGGCCGCACGCCGAAGACCGTCAAGGTCAAGGCCGGCGACGTCGAGTTCGACGCGGTCGTCCGCATCGACACCCCCGGTGAGGCGAACTACTACCGCAACGGCGGCATCATGCAGTACGTCCTGCGCAACCTGCGCAAGGCCTGA
- a CDS encoding SigE family RNA polymerase sigma factor, producing the protein MSSPDRAGFEEFVAARRAALLRTAYLLTGAHEDAEDLVQVVLVKVVPHWHRISERPEPYVRRALARESVSRWRRRRWREVGAAEPPEVAAPAHDLAEREMLRRALLSLAPRQRAVVVLRYYEDLTERQTAETLGISVGTVKSQARDGLARLRTLVPDHREEHVDTLRP; encoded by the coding sequence GTGTCCAGCCCTGACCGCGCGGGTTTCGAGGAGTTCGTGGCCGCGCGGCGCGCGGCACTGCTGCGTACGGCGTACCTGCTGACCGGCGCCCACGAGGACGCCGAGGACCTGGTGCAGGTGGTGCTGGTCAAGGTGGTGCCGCACTGGCACCGGATCAGCGAGCGCCCCGAGCCCTACGTGCGGCGGGCGCTGGCGCGCGAGAGCGTGTCGCGCTGGCGGCGCCGCCGCTGGCGCGAGGTCGGCGCCGCCGAGCCGCCCGAGGTCGCCGCTCCCGCGCACGACCTGGCCGAGCGGGAGATGCTGCGCCGGGCGCTGCTCTCGCTTGCCCCGCGGCAGCGCGCGGTCGTGGTGCTGCGCTACTACGAGGACCTCACCGAGCGCCAGACCGCCGAGACGCTGGGCATCTCCGTGGGCACCGTGAAGTCCCAGGCCCGCGACGGCCTGGCGCGGCTGCGCACGCTGGTGCCGGACCACCGCGAGGAGCACGTCGATACGCTGCGCCCATGA